One Streptomyces sp. ML-6 genomic region harbors:
- a CDS encoding IS701 family transposase, with protein MRPDLWSAELEELLVRVGHRFGRVDLRRRMRAYVHGLLAPVGRKNSWQLAEHAGHRTPSGVQHLLSRACWDPDELRDDLQEYVAERLGDPTGVLIVDDTGFIKKGTVSAGVQRQYSGTAGRTENCQTGVFAAYASHKGRALVDRELYLPKSWTSDTNRCAEARIPGERAFATKGDLAKDMIRRALGSPLPVARVTADSAYGQDQRLRRMLEEVGVGYVLAVPKSQHIHAAGRIDFAFSRAPDDAWERQSCGAGAKGPRVYDWAAARLPPIDDFDGPEPTHGRWVPARRSLARPDEIAYCLAYAPTGTTVAELVRVAGTRWAIEEAFQAAKNECGLDQYEVRRYPGWYRHITLAMLAHAFLAAMAAAAAQKGAAETVPARWSRSPWQKYGGSWQRGAPQ; from the coding sequence GTGCGGCCTGACCTCTGGTCGGCGGAGCTGGAAGAGCTGTTGGTGCGGGTCGGTCACCGGTTCGGCCGGGTGGACCTGCGGCGGCGGATGCGGGCCTACGTACACGGCCTGCTTGCGCCTGTGGGCCGGAAGAACAGCTGGCAACTGGCCGAACACGCCGGTCACCGAACCCCTTCAGGGGTACAGCACCTGCTGAGCCGGGCTTGCTGGGATCCTGACGAGCTGCGGGACGACCTGCAGGAATACGTTGCCGAGAGACTCGGCGATCCGACTGGGGTGCTGATCGTCGACGACACCGGCTTCATCAAGAAGGGCACGGTCTCGGCCGGGGTGCAGCGACAGTACTCCGGCACGGCCGGGCGAACCGAGAACTGCCAGACAGGCGTCTTCGCCGCCTACGCCTCACACAAAGGCCGCGCACTGGTGGACCGGGAGTTGTACCTGCCGAAGTCCTGGACCTCGGATACGAACCGCTGTGCAGAGGCAAGGATTCCCGGGGAGCGTGCCTTCGCGACCAAGGGCGATCTCGCGAAGGACATGATCAGACGAGCCCTGGGCTCCCCGCTGCCTGTCGCCCGGGTAACCGCCGACTCTGCCTACGGCCAGGACCAGAGGCTGCGCCGCATGCTCGAAGAGGTCGGGGTCGGCTATGTTCTGGCCGTGCCGAAGTCCCAGCACATTCACGCGGCGGGCCGCATCGACTTCGCCTTCTCCCGAGCCCCGGATGACGCCTGGGAGCGCCAGTCGTGCGGGGCCGGAGCGAAGGGACCACGCGTCTACGACTGGGCCGCCGCGAGGCTCCCGCCGATCGACGACTTCGACGGTCCTGAGCCCACCCACGGCCGGTGGGTGCCGGCCCGTCGCAGTCTGGCCCGCCCGGACGAGATCGCCTACTGCCTCGCCTACGCACCAACCGGCACCACCGTCGCCGAACTGGTGCGGGTCGCCGGGACGCGGTGGGCGATCGAGGAAGCCTTCCAAGCGGCGAAGAACGAGTGCGGCCTGGACCAGTACGAGGTACGCCGGTATCCGGGCTGGTACCGGCACATCACCCTGGCCATGCTCGCCCATGCCTTCCTCGCCGCCATGGCCGCCGCGGCAGCGCAAAAGGGGGCAGCAGAAACGGTTCCGGCGCGCTGGTCCCGCTCACCGTGGCAGAAATACGGCGGCTCCTGGCAGCGGGGCGCCCCGCAATGA
- a CDS encoding BTAD domain-containing putative transcriptional regulator, which translates to MHEKVLVTLLLEPQRVLPVFRLVEAVWDENAPATAAHQVRKAVAELRQRIPDGRNLIVTEGPGYRALTTPDQVDLSRFTRGLKQAREATAAGQNALAATALREALELWRGPLLSGSGGSVLAAASAALEERRLTAVEQLFDLRLDSGENSELIGELREFIDAHPLRETLRGQLMLALFRSGRQAEALEEFAKVREFLIDELGIGPGDSLTELHNAILRNSPELAAPPQATVAPFTPEGKPSTLPYDLRDFTGREEEVRELLGFVAEAPGTGPLIIAIDGMGGSGKTSLAVRAAHQLADSYPDAQLHIDLRGFTPSGQPLSAGAAAEALLRALGVPGDRIPDDAEGRIALWRRTMSTHRMILLLDNALDESQVRPLLASPTETLVLVTSRALLVDLDAAHTVSLGVMPPGDSVALVEGVLGRTRARAEPEAVAQLAELCGHLPLALRIAAARLRKRPRWTVRYLVDRLRDDAHRLAELNSGERSVEVTLRLSYEGLAAETREAFRMLGQHPGTEIDVYAAGALLDKSARDAEGVLEYLLDMHLLQQHETGRYAFHDLVRSFAQNLSRGSARPAPGPGGANAGAGAGVGDEEAARAVRRLLDFALAATDAACDMLFPGRARTSRPESRSTAELPPLNTPDQAREWLEREQDSLMAAVSLAYRWELDSHVGLLAANVVFPLDLRGRLEEFRELSRTAITAARRLGDPALLRLSLSNLSVACWKLGRFEEGIEVAEEAFELAVGLADRRGEAKDTGVLGLLLSALGRYHEALPRLQQSVSIKRELGAERAEAESLTNLSNLYAEWGRFPEAVEAATRAITLSRGIGSVDKEVEGLTELAIARLGMGEVAAAADLLGRARKLAVDVMSPADMSLLLALSADAADRLGESRAATEWAASALQLGDLSGAPMREAAVGNIVGRLHTRNGRHSLALELHQHAHDAASGIGYRVEEAHALAGMAHALEHLGDHASARVHREAANKAFEAMGIPAARRA; encoded by the coding sequence GTGCACGAAAAGGTGCTGGTCACGCTCCTGCTGGAACCCCAGCGCGTGCTTCCCGTCTTCCGTCTGGTGGAAGCCGTATGGGACGAGAACGCGCCCGCCACCGCCGCCCACCAAGTACGCAAAGCAGTGGCGGAGTTGCGTCAGCGCATCCCCGACGGGCGCAATCTGATCGTCACCGAGGGGCCGGGTTACCGGGCGCTCACCACACCCGACCAGGTGGATCTCAGCAGGTTCACCCGGGGGCTGAAACAGGCCAGGGAAGCCACTGCCGCCGGACAGAACGCCCTCGCCGCCACGGCGTTGCGCGAGGCGCTGGAGTTATGGCGGGGGCCGCTGTTGTCGGGCAGCGGCGGCTCAGTGCTCGCCGCCGCCTCCGCGGCCCTGGAGGAACGTCGCCTGACGGCCGTCGAGCAACTCTTCGACCTGCGGCTCGATTCGGGAGAGAACAGCGAACTGATCGGTGAATTGAGGGAGTTCATCGACGCGCACCCGCTGCGCGAGACCTTGCGCGGCCAACTGATGCTCGCCCTCTTCCGGTCCGGCCGCCAGGCGGAAGCCCTGGAAGAGTTCGCCAAGGTCCGCGAGTTCCTGATCGACGAACTCGGAATCGGCCCCGGCGACTCGCTCACCGAGCTGCACAACGCCATCCTGCGCAACAGCCCCGAGCTCGCCGCCCCGCCGCAGGCCACCGTGGCCCCGTTCACCCCGGAGGGCAAGCCCTCCACCCTCCCCTACGATCTGCGCGACTTCACCGGCCGTGAGGAGGAGGTCCGCGAACTGCTCGGGTTCGTGGCGGAAGCCCCCGGCACGGGGCCCCTGATCATCGCCATCGACGGCATGGGCGGCAGCGGCAAGACATCACTGGCCGTACGGGCCGCCCATCAGCTCGCCGACAGCTACCCCGACGCGCAGCTCCACATCGACCTGCGCGGGTTCACACCCAGCGGGCAACCGCTCAGCGCGGGCGCCGCCGCCGAGGCACTGTTGCGGGCGCTCGGCGTGCCGGGCGACCGCATCCCGGACGACGCGGAGGGCCGCATCGCCCTGTGGCGGCGCACCATGAGCACCCATCGCATGATCCTGCTGCTCGACAACGCCCTGGACGAGTCCCAGGTGAGACCGCTCCTCGCCTCCCCCACCGAAACCCTCGTCCTCGTCACCAGCCGTGCCCTTCTCGTGGACCTCGACGCCGCGCACACCGTCTCGCTCGGCGTCATGCCGCCCGGCGACAGTGTCGCCCTGGTCGAGGGGGTCCTCGGCCGTACCCGCGCCCGCGCCGAGCCGGAGGCCGTCGCGCAACTGGCGGAGCTCTGCGGTCACCTTCCGCTCGCCCTGCGCATCGCGGCCGCCCGGCTGCGCAAGCGACCCCGCTGGACCGTCCGCTACCTCGTCGACAGGCTCCGCGACGACGCCCACCGGCTGGCCGAGCTCAACTCGGGCGAGCGCAGCGTCGAAGTGACCTTGCGGCTCTCGTACGAGGGTCTGGCGGCCGAGACCCGGGAGGCGTTCAGGATGCTGGGCCAGCATCCCGGGACCGAGATCGACGTGTACGCGGCCGGCGCCCTGCTCGACAAGAGCGCGCGGGACGCGGAGGGGGTCCTGGAGTACCTCCTGGACATGCACCTGCTCCAGCAGCACGAGACCGGTCGCTACGCCTTCCACGACCTGGTCCGCAGCTTCGCCCAGAACCTCTCGCGCGGCAGTGCGCGCCCCGCCCCCGGTCCCGGCGGTGCGAACGCGGGCGCGGGCGCGGGCGTGGGTGACGAGGAGGCCGCGCGCGCCGTACGCCGGCTCCTGGACTTCGCTCTGGCCGCGACGGACGCCGCCTGCGACATGCTCTTCCCGGGACGTGCCCGGACAAGCCGCCCCGAGTCCCGGTCGACCGCCGAGCTCCCCCCGCTCAACACCCCGGACCAGGCCCGGGAATGGCTGGAGCGGGAGCAGGATTCGCTGATGGCCGCCGTCTCACTGGCGTACCGCTGGGAACTGGACAGTCATGTGGGGCTGCTCGCCGCCAACGTGGTCTTCCCCCTCGACCTGCGTGGCCGTCTGGAGGAGTTCCGGGAGCTGAGCCGCACCGCGATCACCGCCGCCCGCCGGCTGGGCGATCCGGCCCTGTTGCGGTTGAGTCTGTCCAACCTCTCCGTGGCCTGCTGGAAGCTCGGGCGCTTCGAGGAGGGGATCGAGGTGGCGGAGGAGGCGTTCGAACTGGCCGTCGGTCTCGCCGACCGGCGCGGCGAGGCCAAGGACACCGGCGTCCTGGGGCTTCTGCTCAGCGCGCTGGGGCGGTACCACGAGGCGCTTCCCCGGCTGCAGCAGTCCGTCTCGATCAAGCGGGAGCTCGGGGCGGAGCGTGCCGAGGCCGAGTCCTTGACCAACCTGAGCAACCTGTACGCCGAGTGGGGGCGTTTCCCGGAGGCGGTGGAGGCGGCCACCCGTGCCATCACGCTCTCCCGCGGCATCGGTTCCGTCGACAAGGAGGTCGAAGGGCTCACGGAGCTGGCGATCGCCAGGCTCGGCATGGGCGAGGTCGCCGCGGCCGCCGATCTGCTGGGCCGGGCCCGCAAGCTGGCCGTGGACGTCATGTCGCCCGCCGACATGTCCTTGCTGCTCGCCCTGTCCGCCGACGCCGCCGACCGGCTCGGCGAGAGCAGGGCGGCCACCGAGTGGGCGGCGTCGGCGCTGCAGTTGGGTGATCTGAGCGGCGCACCGATGCGTGAGGCCGCCGTCGGCAACATCGTCGGCCGGCTGCACACCCGCAACGGTCGCCACTCCCTCGCCCTCGAACTCCACCAGCACGCCCACGACGCGGCCTCCGGCATCGGCTACCGGGTGGAGGAGGCGCACGCGCTGGCCGGTATGGCGCACGCCCTGGAGCACCTCGGCGACCACGCTTCGGCCCGGGTCCACCGGGAGGCGGCGAACAAGGCGTTCGAGGCCATGGGGATTCCCGCGGCCCGAAGGGCCTGA